A genomic window from Winogradskyella sp. J14-2 includes:
- a CDS encoding DNA polymerase III subunit alpha produces MYLNCHTYYSLRYGTIKPEQLLAIASENGVQTLALTDINTTSACLDIVRLSKKYKVKPVLGVDFRNKAEQQFIVIAKNNQGFQNINAYLSKFLHNQDLKIPERPDDVLEDCFIVYPYQKGKHFELKQNEFLGITPKDLNQLKFSKWNAHREKLVVLKTVSFQDKKGFNTHRLLRAIDNNTLLSKLPKSEEGHEDDKMLPYDALCERYSEFPSLINNTEDLLNHCSITFDFENPIPKNQRFLTENADTDYALLEKLTYEGIPYRYGNDVDAKIYDRIEKELNIIKQKGFVSYFLINWKILEYARSKDYYYVGRGSGANSIIAYLLRITDVDPIELDLYFERFINLFRQNPPDFDIDFSWKDRDDITEFIFKTFKHTALITVYNTFKYRASVRELGKVFGLPKSEMDMLTRGKFDVKKLDRLTVLVLKYSRYIEGFPNYLGIHAGGILISEQPIHYYGATFMPPKGFPTTQFDMVVAEDIGLYKFDILSQRGLGKIKDTVDIIDQNYSHQPPVDIHDIKRFKEDKRIKYLLKNAKAIGCFYVESPAMRMLLKKLRVDDYLGLVAASSVIRPGVSKSGMMRQYILRCRHPEKRKDAPAVLLDIMPETYGVMVYQEDVIKVAHYFGGLTLGEADMLRRGMSGKFRSRAEFLKVKQQFFDNCKNDGKPLELTTEIWRQIESFAGYAFAKGHSASYAVESYQSLFLKAYYPLEYMTATINNFGGFYSTELYVHEARMHNGIIESPCTNNSYNQAIIRDKTIYLGFMFLQSFESKTTARILKEREQNGAFTSLDDFIERVPISIEQITILIKINAFRFTGINKRELLWEAHLKISKTVVQDHVVTLFKTKRINYNTPELPSTALENAFDEIELLGFPLCNPFYLLEVPSKSKLRAKHLEQLEGKYVTIEGYLVTTKNTSTSNGKRMYFGTFLDRDGDFIDTVHFPPIASKYPFRGRGVYEITGKVMIEFDCVSIEVSKFERLAVIEDPRYAVKSANPTFQRKKSFKDLKKTHDPIGFQNRISKNNTTNVTSSDL; encoded by the coding sequence ATGTATTTAAACTGTCATACATATTACAGCCTGCGTTACGGCACCATAAAACCTGAGCAATTGCTTGCTATTGCTTCAGAAAATGGTGTTCAGACCTTAGCGCTAACCGATATTAATACAACCTCAGCGTGCTTAGATATTGTCCGGTTATCAAAAAAATACAAGGTAAAACCTGTACTTGGTGTAGACTTTAGAAATAAGGCAGAGCAACAGTTTATTGTCATCGCAAAAAACAACCAAGGCTTTCAAAATATAAACGCATATCTATCAAAATTTCTTCATAATCAAGACTTAAAAATTCCTGAGCGACCTGATGACGTTTTAGAAGATTGTTTTATCGTCTATCCTTACCAAAAAGGAAAGCATTTTGAACTTAAGCAAAACGAATTTTTAGGAATTACACCTAAAGACCTCAACCAGTTAAAATTTTCTAAGTGGAATGCGCACCGAGAGAAATTGGTTGTTTTAAAAACGGTATCCTTTCAGGATAAAAAAGGCTTTAATACGCATCGCCTACTACGTGCTATTGATAATAACACTTTACTGAGTAAACTTCCTAAGTCTGAAGAAGGTCATGAAGACGATAAAATGTTACCATATGATGCGTTGTGTGAGCGCTATTCAGAATTTCCAAGCCTCATTAACAATACAGAAGACTTACTAAACCACTGCTCTATTACATTCGATTTTGAGAATCCTATCCCAAAGAATCAACGCTTCTTAACCGAAAATGCCGATACGGATTATGCGCTTTTAGAAAAACTGACCTATGAAGGAATTCCTTACCGCTATGGCAACGATGTTGATGCTAAAATCTACGATCGCATAGAAAAGGAACTCAACATTATAAAGCAAAAAGGCTTTGTCTCTTACTTTTTAATCAACTGGAAAATCTTAGAGTATGCGCGCAGTAAAGACTACTATTATGTTGGTCGTGGTAGTGGTGCCAACAGTATTATTGCTTACCTGTTGCGCATTACAGATGTAGATCCTATTGAGCTCGACTTATATTTTGAGCGCTTCATTAATCTCTTTAGACAAAATCCGCCTGATTTTGATATTGATTTCTCTTGGAAAGACAGAGATGATATTACTGAATTTATCTTCAAAACCTTTAAGCATACAGCACTCATCACAGTCTACAATACCTTTAAATATAGAGCATCTGTTAGAGAATTAGGTAAAGTTTTTGGGCTACCAAAATCTGAAATGGATATGCTGACTCGCGGAAAGTTTGATGTTAAAAAACTCGACCGATTAACGGTATTAGTCCTTAAGTACAGTCGTTATATTGAAGGTTTTCCTAATTATTTGGGTATACATGCAGGTGGTATTTTAATTTCAGAACAGCCTATTCATTATTATGGAGCTACGTTTATGCCACCAAAAGGATTTCCTACCACACAATTTGATATGGTTGTTGCCGAAGATATTGGCTTGTATAAGTTTGATATTTTAAGTCAGCGTGGTCTTGGTAAAATTAAAGATACCGTAGATATTATAGACCAAAACTACAGCCATCAACCACCAGTAGACATTCATGATATTAAACGTTTTAAAGAAGACAAACGCATAAAGTATTTACTTAAGAATGCTAAAGCTATTGGTTGTTTTTATGTGGAATCACCAGCTATGCGCATGCTTTTAAAAAAGTTAAGAGTAGACGACTACCTTGGTTTAGTGGCCGCAAGCTCTGTGATTAGACCTGGTGTTTCAAAATCTGGCATGATGCGCCAATACATTTTGCGTTGTCGCCATCCTGAAAAAAGAAAAGACGCACCTGCTGTGCTCTTAGATATTATGCCAGAGACTTATGGTGTTATGGTCTATCAAGAAGATGTGATAAAAGTGGCACACTATTTTGGCGGACTTACCCTTGGTGAAGCTGATATGCTACGTCGTGGTATGTCTGGTAAGTTTAGATCAAGAGCAGAATTTCTGAAAGTAAAACAGCAGTTTTTTGATAATTGCAAAAACGATGGCAAACCATTAGAGCTCACAACAGAAATATGGCGACAGATTGAAAGTTTTGCAGGTTATGCCTTTGCTAAAGGACATTCTGCTTCTTATGCTGTAGAGAGCTATCAAAGCCTCTTTTTAAAAGCTTACTATCCGTTAGAATATATGACAGCTACTATCAATAATTTTGGCGGGTTTTACAGTACAGAACTCTACGTTCATGAAGCGCGAATGCACAATGGTATTATTGAATCCCCTTGTACAAACAACTCATACAATCAAGCAATTATAAGGGACAAAACTATTTACTTGGGGTTCATGTTTTTACAGTCTTTTGAATCTAAAACCACAGCACGAATTCTAAAAGAACGCGAGCAAAATGGTGCCTTTACATCACTTGATGATTTTATAGAACGTGTCCCTATTTCTATAGAACAGATTACCATTTTAATAAAAATCAATGCATTTCGATTTACAGGAATCAATAAACGTGAATTGTTATGGGAAGCGCATTTAAAAATCAGCAAAACGGTAGTACAAGACCATGTAGTGACCTTATTTAAAACAAAGCGTATCAACTACAATACACCAGAATTACCAAGCACAGCATTAGAAAATGCCTTTGATGAAATTGAGCTGTTAGGATTTCCACTATGCAACCCGTTTTATCTACTCGAAGTGCCTTCAAAAAGTAAACTACGTGCTAAACATTTAGAACAACTTGAAGGGAAATACGTTACCATAGAAGGCTATTTGGTGACTACTAAAAACACAAGTACGTCTAATGGAAAACGCATGTATTTTGGGACCTTTTTAGATAGAGATGGTGATTTTATAGACACCGTTCATTTTCCACCAATTGCCAGCAAATACCCTTTTAGAGGAAGAGGTGTTTACGAAATTACTGGTAAGGTGATGATAGAGTTTGATTGTGTATCTATTGAAGTTTCCAAATTTGAACGTCTTGCAGTGATTGAAGATCCACGCTATGCTGTAAAATCAGCAAACCCAACATTTCAAAGGAAGAAAAGTTTTAAGGATTTGAAAAAGACACATGACCCGATTGGGTTTCAAAATAGAATATCAAAAAATAATACCACCAATGTCACTTCGAGTGATTTGTGA
- a CDS encoding XRE family transcriptional regulator, with the protein MKPIQANIKHLRSLKKLSQERFADDLGWTRSMVGSYEEGRSEPPIERLIDLSNYFNIPIDILVRKDLRKAKDTSFIEIGNKRVLFPVTVNEDNEDLIEIIPAKASAGYLSGYDDPEYIEQLQKIKLPFLPTGTHRAFPIKGDSMLPVKDGAFVVAKYVEDINDIKNGRTYIVLTKDDGLVYKRLYSTDDENLLLLSSDNKSYKPYFVSKETILELWEFTCCINTQEYDEKELKLSSIMTMFQELKVELEAVKQL; encoded by the coding sequence ATGAAGCCAATACAAGCCAACATAAAACACCTTAGGTCTTTAAAGAAGCTATCTCAAGAGCGTTTTGCAGACGATTTAGGATGGACACGCTCAATGGTGGGATCCTATGAAGAAGGACGAAGTGAGCCACCAATTGAACGCTTAATAGATCTGTCAAATTATTTTAATATACCTATAGATATCCTCGTTCGTAAAGATTTACGAAAGGCCAAGGATACCTCTTTTATTGAGATAGGGAACAAGCGTGTCTTATTTCCTGTAACGGTTAATGAAGACAATGAAGATTTAATTGAAATCATTCCGGCAAAAGCTTCGGCAGGATATTTATCTGGTTATGATGATCCGGAATATATAGAACAACTTCAAAAAATAAAGTTACCGTTTTTACCTACAGGAACACACCGTGCTTTTCCCATAAAAGGGGACTCTATGTTACCCGTTAAAGATGGTGCTTTTGTTGTAGCAAAGTATGTAGAGGATATTAATGATATTAAAAATGGCAGAACCTATATTGTTTTAACAAAGGATGATGGTTTGGTTTATAAGCGTCTATATAGTACAGATGATGAGAATCTACTATTATTGAGCTCAGATAATAAGTCTTACAAACCTTATTTTGTATCAAAAGAAACGATCTTAGAACTTTGGGAATTCACCTGTTGTATTAATACGCAAGAGTACGATGAGAAGGAGTTGAAGTTAAGTAGTATTATGACTATGTTTCAAGAACTTAAGGTAGAATTAGAAGCTGTAAAGCAGTTGTAG
- a CDS encoding Gfo/Idh/MocA family protein: MVKTVKWGIIGCGNVTEVKSGPAYKMAEGFELVAVMRRNLELAKYYAERHNVPRYYNDADELINDSEIDAVYIATPPDTHHYYAMKVAQANKICCIEKPMAPSYEECLEITNTFKTKGLPLFVAYYRRSLPRFNKVKSLLEEKVIGDVRHIHWYLSRTPSDLDKSGDYNWRTDAKIAPAGYFDDLASHGLDLFVYLLGDIKQAKGITGNQQRLYTARDIISASWVHKSGVLGTGMWSFGTYTREDCVRIVGSKGEISFSVFGDSPIDVIKHDKKEQIFIENPKHIQQYHVRNMANHLHSDFQHPSTGKTATHVAWVMDCILDRL, encoded by the coding sequence ATGGTAAAAACAGTTAAATGGGGAATTATTGGCTGTGGCAATGTCACTGAAGTTAAAAGTGGACCAGCCTATAAAATGGCCGAAGGTTTTGAGCTTGTTGCCGTTATGCGACGTAATCTTGAGCTAGCCAAATATTATGCTGAACGACATAATGTACCACGCTACTATAATGATGCAGATGAATTGATAAATGATTCTGAAATAGACGCAGTTTATATCGCTACGCCACCAGATACGCATCATTATTATGCCATGAAGGTAGCGCAAGCCAATAAAATATGTTGTATTGAAAAACCAATGGCGCCGAGTTATGAGGAATGTCTTGAAATTACCAATACATTTAAGACTAAAGGGTTGCCCTTATTTGTTGCATATTACCGCAGGTCCTTACCACGATTTAATAAGGTGAAGTCACTACTAGAAGAGAAGGTAATAGGCGATGTGAGACATATTCATTGGTATTTGAGTCGTACACCAAGTGATTTGGATAAATCAGGTGACTATAATTGGCGTACTGATGCTAAGATTGCGCCAGCAGGTTATTTTGATGATTTAGCGAGTCATGGGTTGGATTTGTTTGTATATCTATTGGGAGATATAAAACAGGCAAAAGGCATAACGGGAAACCAACAAAGACTTTATACAGCTAGAGATATCATTTCTGCTTCTTGGGTGCACAAAAGCGGAGTTTTAGGAACTGGTATGTGGAGTTTTGGAACTTATACGCGCGAAGATTGTGTAAGAATTGTTGGTAGTAAAGGCGAAATATCGTTTTCGGTTTTCGGCGACAGTCCAATAGATGTTATTAAGCATGATAAAAAAGAACAGATTTTTATTGAAAACCCTAAGCATATTCAGCAGTATCATGTAAGAAATATGGCAAATCATCTGCATTCAGATTTTCAACATCCTTCTACGGGAAAAACAGCAACGCACGTTGCTTGGGTAATGGATTGTATTCTAGATAGGTTATAA
- a CDS encoding F0F1 ATP synthase subunit epsilon gives MHLEIVSPEATLFSSEVDSVVVPGVNGEFEMLSNHAPIVSILSEGTIRIKTHTQNHLAFDELHGDVIPHADDNKVLTVKINSGTIEMKDNKLIILAD, from the coding sequence ATGCACTTAGAGATTGTTTCACCAGAAGCCACTTTGTTTAGTTCAGAGGTTGACTCTGTAGTAGTACCTGGCGTAAATGGTGAGTTTGAAATGCTATCTAATCACGCTCCCATAGTTTCTATCCTAAGCGAAGGCACTATTAGAATTAAAACTCATACCCAAAATCATTTAGCCTTTGATGAGTTACATGGTGATGTTATTCCTCACGCAGATGACAACAAAGTACTAACTGTTAAGATTAACTCTGGCACCATAGAAATGAAAGATAACAAACTAATTATCTTAGCGGATTAA
- the atpD gene encoding F0F1 ATP synthase subunit beta: protein MSKVTGKVAQIVGPVIDVEFAAGAELPKIYDSLEINNPDGSKLVLEVQSHIGEDTVRTIAMDSSDGLSRGTEVVATGAPIQMPIGEDVYGRLFNVIGDAIDGLGDLPKAGEAGLPIHRQAPKFEDLSTSTEVLFTGIKVIDLIEPYAKGGKIGLFGGAGVGKTVLIQELINNIAKGHGGLSVFAGVGERTREGNDLLREMLESGIIKYGDDFMHSMEEGGWDLQKVDKTAMKDSKATFVFGQMNEPPGARARVALSGLTIAEYFRDGAGDGQGKDVLFFVDNIFRFTQAGSEVSALLGRMPSAVGYQPTLATEMGAMQERITSTKKGSITSVQAVYVPADDLTDPAPATTFAHLDATTVLSRKIAELGIYPAVDPLDSTSRILTKEILGADHYNCAQRVKELLQRYKELQDIIAILGMEELSEEDKLAVGRARRVQRFLSQPFHVAEQFTGIPGVLVDIKETIKGFNMIMDGELDHLPEAAFNLKGSIEEAIEAGEKMLAEA from the coding sequence ATGTCTAAAGTTACAGGTAAAGTTGCACAAATTGTAGGCCCAGTTATCGATGTAGAATTCGCTGCTGGTGCAGAACTTCCAAAAATTTATGATTCATTAGAAATAAACAACCCAGATGGTTCAAAATTAGTATTAGAAGTACAATCTCACATCGGTGAAGATACAGTACGTACTATTGCAATGGACTCTTCTGATGGTTTAAGCAGAGGAACTGAAGTTGTTGCAACTGGTGCACCAATCCAAATGCCAATCGGCGAAGATGTTTATGGACGTCTTTTTAACGTAATTGGTGATGCTATAGATGGATTAGGTGACTTACCTAAGGCTGGTGAAGCAGGTTTGCCTATTCATAGACAAGCCCCTAAGTTTGAAGATTTATCAACTTCTACAGAGGTATTGTTTACTGGTATCAAGGTAATTGATCTTATTGAGCCTTATGCAAAAGGTGGTAAGATTGGATTATTTGGTGGTGCTGGTGTAGGTAAGACCGTGTTAATTCAGGAGTTGATTAACAATATTGCAAAAGGTCACGGTGGTTTATCAGTATTTGCTGGTGTTGGTGAAAGAACTCGTGAAGGGAACGATCTTTTAAGAGAGATGTTAGAATCTGGTATTATAAAATATGGTGATGACTTTATGCACTCTATGGAAGAAGGTGGATGGGATCTTCAGAAGGTTGATAAAACTGCTATGAAAGATTCTAAAGCAACTTTCGTGTTTGGCCAGATGAACGAACCTCCTGGAGCACGTGCTCGTGTGGCATTATCAGGATTAACTATCGCTGAGTATTTCCGTGATGGTGCTGGTGATGGACAAGGAAAAGATGTACTTTTCTTCGTTGATAATATCTTCCGTTTTACACAAGCTGGTTCTGAGGTATCTGCGTTACTTGGTCGTATGCCATCTGCAGTAGGATACCAGCCTACATTAGCAACTGAAATGGGTGCGATGCAAGAGCGTATTACATCTACTAAAAAAGGTTCTATTACATCTGTACAAGCGGTTTATGTTCCTGCAGATGATTTAACAGATCCTGCTCCCGCTACAACGTTTGCCCACTTAGATGCAACAACAGTACTATCTCGTAAGATTGCTGAGCTTGGTATCTATCCTGCTGTAGATCCTTTAGATTCTACCTCTCGTATCTTAACCAAGGAGATATTAGGTGCAGATCACTATAACTGTGCGCAACGTGTAAAAGAGTTATTGCAACGCTATAAAGAATTACAAGATATTATTGCTATTCTTGGTATGGAAGAATTATCTGAAGAAGATAAGTTGGCGGTTGGTAGAGCAAGACGCGTACAACGTTTCTTATCGCAACCTTTCCACGTAGCAGAGCAATTTACAGGTATACCAGGTGTTTTAGTAGATATTAAAGAAACTATTAAAGGGTTTAATATGATTATGGATGGTGAGTTAGACCACTTACCAGAAGCTGCCTTTAACCTTAAGGGATCTATTGAAGAAGCTATTGAAGCTGGTGAGAAAATGCTTGCTGAAGCCTAA
- a CDS encoding G-D-S-L family lipolytic protein — protein MKKVKYIALSLLTLGMVACENELVEDLRDRNNNDNGPLPELTAGSVDFSNYVAIGASFTAGFTDNALFMASQENSFPNIMASKFENVGGGTFNQPMMNDNFGGLAVGGMRITDPRLVFGGAGPVPLEAVVGPVTVSTDIALNNPTGPFNNLGIPGAKSFHLVAPGYGNLANFPAAANPYAVRVTGNAPNATILELAMAQNPTFFSLSEVGGNDVLGYALSGGDGTNPITDTATFNASLSALVAGLTSTGAKGVIGNLPNITSLSHFTTVPHNPVPLDAATAGFLNSASAYGAYNAGVAQALAGLVQFGQITQEMADAELAKRTITFSAGEGNAVVIMDENLIDLTGLNPALVSMRQATAEDLIVLPASSFIGTEEVPGNPQTVNGVAIPLADKWVLTPEEQQEIADATAAYNATISSVAATNNLALVDLNSILDQAATTGIMFDDYNMNTDLVFGGLVSLDGVHLTARGYALMANSFLQAIDATYGSNFEASGNLAKAGNYPTNYSPALQ, from the coding sequence ATGAAAAAAGTAAAATATATAGCACTATCACTACTTACCTTAGGAATGGTAGCTTGTGAAAATGAACTTGTAGAAGACCTTAGAGATAGAAATAATAATGATAATGGTCCATTGCCAGAATTAACTGCTGGATCGGTAGATTTTTCAAACTATGTCGCTATTGGTGCTTCATTTACAGCTGGTTTTACAGACAATGCGCTCTTTATGGCTAGTCAGGAAAATTCTTTCCCTAACATTATGGCTAGTAAATTTGAAAATGTAGGAGGAGGCACATTCAACCAACCAATGATGAATGATAATTTTGGTGGTTTAGCTGTTGGCGGAATGAGAATTACAGACCCTAGACTAGTTTTTGGCGGTGCCGGACCTGTTCCCCTTGAAGCAGTTGTTGGTCCAGTGACAGTTTCAACTGATATTGCATTAAATAATCCTACAGGACCTTTCAATAATTTAGGTATTCCTGGTGCTAAGAGTTTTCATTTAGTTGCGCCAGGTTATGGTAATTTGGCTAACTTTCCAGCCGCAGCAAATCCTTATGCTGTTCGTGTTACAGGGAATGCACCAAATGCAACTATTTTAGAATTAGCAATGGCTCAAAACCCGACATTTTTCTCATTATCTGAAGTAGGAGGAAATGATGTTTTAGGCTATGCTCTTAGTGGAGGTGACGGTACAAACCCAATAACAGATACAGCAACTTTTAACGCATCTTTGAGTGCGTTAGTAGCTGGTTTAACTTCTACCGGTGCCAAAGGGGTTATTGGAAATTTACCAAACATTACAAGTTTGTCTCATTTCACAACCGTTCCTCATAATCCCGTACCATTAGACGCCGCAACAGCAGGCTTTTTAAATAGTGCCAGTGCATATGGTGCATATAATGCTGGCGTAGCGCAAGCCCTAGCTGGTTTAGTGCAGTTTGGTCAAATAACACAAGAAATGGCTGATGCCGAATTAGCAAAACGAACCATCACGTTTTCTGCTGGTGAAGGAAATGCTGTAGTAATTATGGATGAAAACTTAATTGACTTAACTGGCCTAAATCCTGCACTTGTAAGTATGAGACAAGCAACTGCAGAAGACTTAATAGTTCTGCCAGCTTCAAGCTTTATTGGTACTGAAGAAGTACCTGGAAACCCACAAACAGTAAATGGTGTTGCTATACCTTTAGCTGATAAATGGGTCCTAACTCCAGAAGAGCAACAAGAAATAGCAGATGCTACTGCCGCTTATAACGCTACAATTTCTTCTGTTGCTGCGACTAATAATTTAGCGTTAGTAGACTTAAACTCAATTTTAGATCAGGCAGCAACCACAGGAATAATGTTTGACGATTACAACATGAATACAGATTTAGTTTTTGGTGGTTTAGTGAGTTTAGATGGTGTACATTTAACAGCAAGAGGTTATGCACTAATGGCTAACAGTTTCTTGCAAGCTATTGACGCTACATACGGCTCTAATTTTGAAGCTTCCGGAAACCTTGCAAAAGCAGGAAATTACCCAACAAATTATTCTCCAGCATTGCAATAA
- a CDS encoding TonB-dependent receptor: MKTILKLFALLFCVVSFAQTTIKGKITDETGLPLPGANIVVVNTTTGTVSDFDGNYTLSVDQNPPFSIRVSYTGFEAQTIEITSNTQTVDVILKEGNSLDEVVISASRTPERIFESPVTVERFGLKEIKNTASVDFYDGLENLKGVDINTNSLTFKSINTRGFATFANTRFMQLVDGMDNSAPALNFPLGNLLGMTETDVQSVELLPGAASALYGANAFNGILFMRSKNPFDHQGISGYIKRGITSQEAAGDNDYTDLGVRMAYKFSEKFAAKVNFGYLKGTDWFATNESDRFNRGLTRANIDYDGINIYGDEVSTDINDVAQTLEGLGLAPSGSSALVPSVNVSRTGYNERDLTNYNAESIKADWGLYFRPWEDDFEIQYVGKVGSGNTIYQGANRYNIKNFFLQQHKLEIRNDNFFIRGYVTEDKAGDSYDMVFTGININRAWKADDTWFGEYVGTYIGATLGGATDAEAHAAARAQADTGRFLPGTPEFQAAFNRSINDPDLTTGSKFQDNSRIYHADANYNFGDLVDFAEIQVGGSYRRYRLNSSGTIYTDNDGPINYSEVGVYTQLQRSLELSESLELKLTGSLRYDKSELFDGFFSPRLSAGFTINQDHNIRASFQTGFRNPTTQDLYIGLDVGRAILIGGASDNPARDVRNYDLSATGTAITGQTSIAFDGTGAYNNSFFANSVQNFAASTNPADLQIANSNLVQPEQVSSVEVGYRGKLDGIIIDASAYYNQYQDFLANETVIAPFYGDVELTQTLPDGTPLAVAAIANGDFQAYQTYTNSDETVNSYGAAIQVSAKVFGDFDLSANYTYAKLDFDVQQNPDFRTNFNTPEHKVKASFGKTELFKNFGFNVAWRWSDNYFWEASFGDGDVPAFNVLDAQINFRVPSLKSTFKVGATNLLQDEYFTAFGTGFIGSQYYVSWTINNL, encoded by the coding sequence ATGAAGACAATCTTAAAGCTTTTTGCATTACTTTTTTGCGTGGTATCTTTTGCTCAAACCACAATAAAGGGTAAAATTACTGATGAAACTGGGTTACCCTTACCCGGTGCAAATATTGTGGTAGTGAATACAACAACAGGTACCGTATCGGATTTTGATGGTAACTACACCCTATCTGTAGATCAAAATCCACCATTTTCCATTCGTGTAAGCTATACTGGTTTTGAAGCCCAAACCATAGAGATAACAAGCAACACACAAACCGTAGATGTTATCCTAAAAGAAGGAAATTCTTTAGACGAAGTTGTAATTTCTGCTTCTCGTACTCCAGAACGTATTTTTGAATCACCTGTTACAGTTGAACGTTTTGGGTTAAAGGAAATTAAAAATACAGCCTCCGTAGATTTTTATGATGGTTTAGAAAATCTTAAAGGTGTAGACATTAACACTAATAGCTTAACATTTAAATCCATAAACACCAGAGGTTTTGCAACTTTTGCCAATACACGTTTTATGCAACTGGTAGATGGGATGGACAACTCAGCACCAGCACTTAACTTTCCGCTTGGTAACTTGTTAGGGATGACAGAAACAGATGTTCAAAGTGTTGAATTACTGCCTGGTGCTGCATCGGCACTATATGGTGCTAATGCTTTTAACGGTATTTTGTTTATGCGAAGTAAAAACCCTTTTGATCACCAAGGTATTAGTGGCTACATCAAAAGAGGTATAACATCACAAGAAGCTGCTGGAGATAATGATTACACAGATCTAGGTGTAAGAATGGCATATAAGTTTAGTGAGAAATTTGCTGCTAAAGTTAATTTTGGTTATCTAAAGGGTACCGATTGGTTTGCAACAAATGAATCTGACCGATTTAACAGAGGCCTAACTAGAGCAAATATTGATTATGACGGTATAAACATTTATGGTGACGAAGTTAGTACAGATATTAATGATGTAGCCCAAACTTTAGAAGGCTTAGGATTAGCTCCATCAGGCTCTTCTGCACTTGTTCCTTCTGTTAACGTTAGTAGAACAGGGTATAACGAAAGAGATCTAACTAATTACAACGCTGAAAGTATTAAAGCTGATTGGGGCCTTTATTTCCGCCCATGGGAAGATGATTTTGAAATTCAATATGTAGGTAAAGTTGGTTCTGGTAATACGATTTATCAAGGAGCCAACCGTTACAATATTAAAAACTTCTTCTTACAACAACATAAACTCGAAATTAGAAATGACAACTTCTTTATAAGAGGTTATGTAACAGAAGACAAAGCCGGTGATTCTTATGATATGGTATTTACAGGTATTAACATTAACAGGGCATGGAAAGCAGACGACACATGGTTTGGTGAATACGTAGGAACCTACATTGGAGCAACTTTAGGTGGTGCAACAGATGCAGAGGCACATGCAGCCGCTAGAGCGCAAGCTGACACAGGCAGATTTTTACCCGGAACTCCAGAATTTCAGGCTGCTTTTAACAGAAGTATTAACGACCCAGACCTAACTACAGGTTCTAAGTTTCAAGATAACTCAAGAATTTACCATGCAGATGCCAATTATAATTTCGGTGATTTAGTAGACTTTGCTGAAATTCAAGTTGGTGGATCATACAGAAGATACCGTTTAAACTCATCTGGAACAATTTACACAGATAATGACGGCCCTATTAACTATTCTGAAGTAGGTGTGTATACACAATTACAGCGATCTCTAGAATTATCTGAAAGTTTAGAACTTAAACTAACAGGTTCTCTTAGATACGATAAATCCGAACTATTTGATGGCTTTTTCTCACCAAGGTTATCAGCCGGCTTTACAATTAACCAAGATCACAACATAAGAGCTTCGTTCCAAACAGGATTTAGAAATCCAACAACACAAGACCTATACATTGGCTTAGACGTAGGACGAGCTATCTTAATTGGTGGTGCCTCAGACAACCCAGCAAGAGACGTTAGAAATTACGACTTAAGTGCTACTGGTACTGCAATTACGGGTCAAACAAGTATCGCTTTTGATGGTACTGGCGCTTATAATAACTCATTCTTCGCAAATTCTGTTCAAAACTTTGCAGCTTCTACCAATCCTGCAGACTTACAAATAGCGAATTCTAATTTGGTACAACCAGAACAAGTAAGTTCTGTTGAAGTTGGATATCGCGGTAAATTAGATGGCATTATTATTGACGCTTCTGCATATTATAACCAATACCAAGACTTCTTAGCAAACGAAACTGTAATCGCACCATTTTATGGTGATGTAGAACTAACACAAACCTTACCCGATGGTACACCTTTAGCTGTAGCCGCTATAGCCAACGGAGATTTTCAAGCATACCAAACTTATACCAACTCTGATGAAACTGTAAACTCTTATGGTGCAGCGATTCAGGTCTCTGCCAAAGTATTTGGTGATTTTGACTTAAGTGCAAACTATACTTATGCTAAGTTAGACTTTGACGTACAGCAAAACCCAGATTTTAGAACTAACTTTAATACACCAGAGCATAAGGTAAAAGCATCCTTTGGTAAAACGGAATTATTTAAAAACTTTGGTTTTAATGTTGCTTGGAGATGGAGTGACAATTACTTCTGGGAAGCATCCTTTGGCGACGGAGATGTTCCTGCATTTAACGTCTTAGATGCTCAAATTAATTTTAGAGTACCTAGCTTAAAGTCTACCTTTAAAGTTGGTGCGACTAATTTATTACAAGACGAATACTTTACAGCATTTGGTACTGGTTTCATAGGCTCTCAATACTATGTGTCTTGGACAATTAACAATTTATAA